The region GGCCAGCCTGTTCAGTTGCACGACGACCTCGTAGTATTTCTTGAACTCAGGTGTACTTAGCTTCGGATTTGCTGCCCGCACGTCATGTTCGCTGAACTTCTTCTTATCGCTTATCGCTCCAGCCAAGAGGCCCTGGAAGAGCGGGCTGTATGGCAGAAAGGCCATTCCATTCTCCAGAACGAAGGGAAGGACTTCCTCTTCGACTCTGTAATCGAGCGGAATATTGTGGTAGCTCTTTGGATTCCTTTCGAGCAAATTGTAGAGGCCCTGCATGCTGCATATCTCTCCCACCTTCATTGCTCTTCTTGCCTCGGGGATTGAAAAGTTTGACAGACCTATGTATCTGATCTTTCCCTCTCTTTTCAGATCGACCATAGTCTCCATTGTCTCTTCGATTTCGACTTCTGGATCGGGCCAGTGTAGCTGATAGAGATCCACATGATCTGTTCCGAGTCTTCGGAGACTATCTTCGATCTCTCTTCTTACGCTCTCTGGTTTGAGACAGTTTCTCGTTCTTCCCTGATCGTCCCAGAGAAGACCGCACTTAGTTGCAATAAAGATCTTATCCCTAGAGCCTTTCATTGCCTTCC is a window of Mesotoga infera DNA encoding:
- a CDS encoding aldo/keto reductase translates to SALGYGCWGISGPSFWDGTTDEDSIKTIERAIAGGINFFDVAPVYGLGHAEEVLGKAMKGSRDKIFIATKCGLLWDDQGRTRNCLKPESVRREIEDSLRRLGTDHVDLYQLHWPDPEVEIEETMETMVDLKREGKIRYIGLSNFSIPEARRAMKVGEICSMQGLYNLLERNPKSYHNIPLDYRVEEEVLPFVLENGMAFLPYSPLFQGLLAGAISDKKKFSEHDVRAANPKLSTPEFKKYYEVVVQLNRLAHEIGKPLSHIAINWLIRNEAVTSVIAGAQKVEQIEQNLGAVEWDMNDDLYERIEEIISSSNLEL